From the Mahella australiensis 50-1 BON genome, the window GCATCTTCGTAAGCTTCTTTTATGGATGATCCGGCCATAGTATCGTGAAACTGATTGAACAGCACATTGTGCCATGCTTCTGTTAATTCCCGCTGCGGATACGGCGTATTAAACATGGTATGGGCTATAAGGCTGAATTTCTCAGCCGTCGTCAATAGTTGCTCGCATCTTCTGTTCATGGCTTTAACCCATGCGTTTACAGAATAGCATCCGCTGGCATGATGTTGCAGGTCGTCGATTACCGTCGGCAATGTCGGCTCGTAAGCTCTGATGGTTTCAAAGTATTGATCGGGCGAGCTGAATACAACACGAGGCATATTCGGATCGGCGGTCATCCGCTTTATCAAGGCTATATTCTCTTTTGTAGGTCCGCCTCCGTGATTGCCCACGCCGTAAAACTCCATCATATCGTTTATGCCCTCGGGAGCCATATCGGCTATCCGCTTAGCCATTTCCTCCATATGGGTACTGCCTACGTTATAGGAAAACGGTATGCGGTATGTAAGTACGCGGCTGCCGTCGGCGCTCTGCCACCAAAATACATCCGGTAACCCGGGGTTTTCATGAGGACCCGGGCGCATAAAGACATAGTTATCCATACCGCTCTTCTTTAATATCTGCGGCAGCATAGCGTTATGACCGAATGAATCCACATTATAGCCTGTACTGGCCATAACGCCCAGCTTTTCTTTGAAATACCTTTGGGCATACAGCGCCTGGCGTACAAAGGATTCCCCCGAGGGTATATTGCAGTCGGGCTGCATCCACCATCCGCCCACTACCTGCCAGCGGCCTTCCTTCACCCTCTGCTTTATTTCTTCAAACATATCGGGATCGGCCTGCTCTATCCATTTGTATACAGCCGCCTGAGCGCATGTGAATATAAAGTCCGGCGTCTCGTTCATGCGGTCCAAAGCGGAACGGAATGTCGACCACGCCGCCTGGAATCCCTCCTGCCATCGCCATAACCACACAGGGTCTATATGGGCATTGCCTATCATATGTACCGTTATATCTCTGTGTTCCATAGTTACCTCCAAAATTTTTACTCCGCATTAATCCATCTTATTTTGAATTTAGGGTCATTTTGAGTACATTCATCGGTTGTAACCGTTATTTCCCGTTCTTGGCCAGGCATCAGAACGAAGTAATTTGACGAAAACCGCACGAAATCCGACGGATTTTCTCCATATAGAAATACGCCTATCGCAGCTACCGGCGAGTCATTCCTTAAAACCCAAACATTTTGGTCAATATCCGCCTTAACCGCTGTGACATTCGCCGGCAACATATCCCTTATCGCCTTAAACGGATGCTCGCTATCGACGGTAAAAATATATGTGTTCTCGTCCATTATACCATATTCATTATCCGATAATTTTACTTTTACAAAGAATATATTGCCTTCACAACCTTGTATCTTCCAAGTAATCTCATCTATAGGTATAACCGGCCCGTCCCCTTTTTTATCCAAATCCATCGTGAAGAGCACATTGCCATGTATGTCCGTTATCTGCGCGCTTACTTTGAGATCTTTCGCTTCATCGCCGTCACATGTTACATAAATATACCCATTGAATACCTCGCCGGACACACAACAGATTCTATCGTATTTCAATGACACATGAAATCCCGAGTAGGCATTTTTTATCCAATAGTATGCCGGCTTCGGCGTGCCGTCATATTCTATTATCGACGTATTGGCATTGTTTGGATAGGGTTCATTGCCCATCCAGATGATAAAACCAGAGGAAACAGGCTCCCTTCGCCTGGTGGCTTCAACCGCATACCTCAATGCCTCGGCTTGTATATAGCGGCTGGCCTCTACATACCTTGGGAATTCTTCCTTCCTCCATTCTCCGAAAAGCTCGGTTAACTGTTTTATTTGTATCCACCATGCACCGCGATGCATCCATAATACATTGGTTTCGTCGGGCGGCCACAATTCGTATTCACCTTTGTACTTTTCTAATGAATCCAACCGTGAAACAGCAGGACAGCCGGTTTCCGAACGGAAAAGCGAATCATCTCGGTTAAAGAAACGATAATGAGCTGGTTCCCCCATGTACTCCCATGGGCCATGTACATCATGATGCATATTCTTGCCGAAATTTTCCTCGCTAGCTGCAAAAGTCGGCCCCGATGGGCTGGTGGGCAAAAAGCATTTGCCGGGATCCATCTTGTTTACCAATTCTTTAAGCATCTTTATGTTTAAGTGATTATCATTTACAGGTACATTGTTCTCCCACATGAGCTCGTTCCCGCCGCACCATATTATATGGCTGGCATGATGCCTTCTGCGTCTTATAAAAGTAGCGGCTGCCTCTTTTAATTTCTCCAGAAAATCCGGATCATCCGGAGGCGTATTATTGAGCCCGCTGGACGATTGTGGAAATTCCTGCCATACCATTATGCCCATTTCGTCGCAAATATTATAAAAGGCCTCCTTTTCGAGGACGGCTCCACCCCATACCCTCAGTATATTGCAGTTCATGTCCTTAAAGCGTCGCAAATAATTTTTATAATCTTCTTCGCTTACAGCTCCATAAAATGGCGAGATAGGCACCCAGTCAACACCTCGCAAAAATATGCGCTTCCCGTTGAGCAAAAGCGTATATGGCAGAGCGCCTTCCGGTGAACCCGGATTGCGCACAAACTCCACGCGTCGGAAGCCCACCCCTTTTGAGGCATCATCACATATGATACCCCCTTCATTGCGGATAGTAAGCTCGATATCGTAAAGCGGCTGCTGCCCGAAGTTATTAGGCCACCATGGTTTTATATCGTCCAGTTCTATTCGATGTACCACTTCTTGTCCTTTTGCAGTTAATAAACTATTATGAAATTCTTTTTCGCATATCAATTCCCCATCAAATAAGACCCTATAGTTAAATGCATATACCCCCGAAACATCTACATCAAGCTCTACGCGCGCATCTACCACGCCTTTTTTTAAAGCATCGTCTACCGATGTTTTAGGGAAAAAATCCATTATACGGGCATAATTGTATACCTTTATGTAAACATCCTCCCATATACCTATTGGAATTATGCGAGGACACCAGTCCCACTGATAGTTAAAGCGAGATTTCAATATTTTTATCCTGTTAGAATATCCTATCTGGCCGTCCACTTCAGGGGTAATATAAAATACAACCCTTAAAAAGTTGACTTCATCTTT encodes:
- a CDS encoding glycoside hydrolase family 2 protein, with protein sequence MSKNILLNGDQWKVTGFWKNQWRQIRSMETGIKIKGCVPTVEASVPGAVQIDLIKAGLLRDPNYGLDSHLDEWVNNREWFMDREFVISPEKQSEKYILCFDGLDYHGEIYLNGILLGKFSGMFIPHEFDITAIVKKDEVNFLRVVFYITPEVDGQIGYSNRIKILKSRFNYQWDWCPRIIPIGIWEDVYIKVYNYARIMDFFPKTSVDDALKKGVVDARVELDVDVSGVYAFNYRVLFDGELICEKEFHNSLLTAKGQEVVHRIELDDIKPWWPNNFGQQPLYDIELTIRNEGGIICDDASKGVGFRRVEFVRNPGSPEGALPYTLLLNGKRIFLRGVDWVPISPFYGAVSEEDYKNYLRRFKDMNCNILRVWGGAVLEKEAFYNICDEMGIMVWQEFPQSSSGLNNTPPDDPDFLEKLKEAAATFIRRRRHHASHIIWCGGNELMWENNVPVNDNHLNIKMLKELVNKMDPGKCFLPTSPSGPTFAASEENFGKNMHHDVHGPWEYMGEPAHYRFFNRDDSLFRSETGCPAVSRLDSLEKYKGEYELWPPDETNVLWMHRGAWWIQIKQLTELFGEWRKEEFPRYVEASRYIQAEALRYAVEATRRREPVSSGFIIWMGNEPYPNNANTSIIEYDGTPKPAYYWIKNAYSGFHVSLKYDRICCVSGEVFNGYIYVTCDGDEAKDLKVSAQITDIHGNVLFTMDLDKKGDGPVIPIDEITWKIQGCEGNIFFVKVKLSDNEYGIMDENTYIFTVDSEHPFKAIRDMLPANVTAVKADIDQNVWVLRNDSPVAAIGVFLYGENPSDFVRFSSNYFVLMPGQEREITVTTDECTQNDPKFKIRWINAE